A DNA window from Brassica napus cultivar Da-Ae chromosome A4, Da-Ae, whole genome shotgun sequence contains the following coding sequences:
- the LOC125575048 gene encoding cytochrome P450 85A1 isoform X1, translated as MGIVMVMIGFLFVLVLLCSALLRWNEMRYNKTNLPPGTMGWPIFGETTEFLKQGPDFMRNQRLRYGSFFKSHLLGCPTLVSMDTEINRYILKNESKGLVPGYPQSMLDILGTCNMAAVHGSSHRLMRGSLLSLISSAMMRDHILPKVDYFMRSYLGQWSELENVDIQDKTKHMAFLSSLSQIAGNLRKPLVEEFKNEFFKLVVGTLSVPIDLPGTNYRCGIQARKNIDRLLSELMQERKDSGETFTDMLGYLMKKEDNRYPLTDEEIRDQVVTILYSGYETVSTTSMMALKYLHDHPKALEELRREHLTIRERKRQDDPLDLENVKSMKFTRAVILETSRLATIVNGVLRKTTRDMEINGYLIPKGWRIYVYTREINYDTNLYKDPLIFNPWRWMEKSLESQNSCFVFGGGTRLCPGKELGIVEISSFLHYFVTRYRWEEMGGDKLMVFPRVFAPKGFHLRISPY; from the exons ATGGGAATAGTGATGGTGATGATTGGTTTTCTCTTTGTCCTCGTCTTGCTCTGTTCTGCGCTGCTCCGATGGAACGAAATGCGATACAACAAGACTAATCTCCCTCCTGGAACCATGGGGTGGCCAATCTTTGGCGAAACAACCGAGTTCCTCAAACAAGGCCCTGACTTCATGAGAAACCAAAGACTccg ATATGGGAGTTTCTTCAAATCGCATCTCCTTGGTTGTCCAACGTTAGTCTCGATGGACACAGAGATCAACAGATACATCTTAAAGAACGAATCGAAAGGTTTGGTTCCTGGTTATCCACAATCGATGCTTGACATTCTCGGGACTTGCAACATGGCTGCGGTTCATGGTTCGAGCCACCGCCTTATGAGAGGCTCGCTTCTTTCACTCATAAGCTCAGCCATGATGAGAGATCACATCTTGCCCAAAGTCGATTACTTCATGAGAAGTTATCTTGGTCAATGGAGTGAGCTTGAGAATGTTGATATCCAGGATAAGACCAAACAT ATGGCGTTTTTATCTTCTTTGTCACAAATCGCTGGAAATTTAAGAAAACCACTCGTTGAAGAATTCAAAAATGAGTTCTTCAAGCTTGTTGTTGGAACTCTCTCCGTCCCAATCGATCTACCCGGCACAAATTATCGTTGTGGAATCCAA GCAAGAAAGAACATTGATAGGTTACTTAGCGAGTTGATGCAAGAGCGTAAAGATTCTGGAGAAACATTTACAGACATGTTAGGTTACTTGATGAAGAAGGAAGACAACAGATACCCATTAACCGATGAAGAGATAAGAGACCAAGTCGTAACGATCTTGTATTCAGGTTACGAAACTGTGTCTACTACCTCAATGATGGCTCTTAAGTACCTCCATGATCATCCAAAAGCTCTTGAAGAACTCAGA AGAGAGCATTTGACTATAAGGGAAAGAAAACGACAAGACGACCCACTCGATTTAGAGAATGTGAAGTCAATGAAGTTCACTCGAGCT GTGATTTTAGAGACATCAAGACTGGCAACAATCGTTAATGGGGTCCTGAGGAAAACTACCCGCGACATGGAAATCAACG GTTATTTAATTCCAAAAGGATGGAGAATTTACGTATACACGAGAGAAATTAATTACGACACAAATCTTTACAAGGACCCATTGATCTTTAATCCATGGAGATGGATG gagaagagctTGGAGTCACAAAACTCATGCTTTGTGTTTGGAGGTGGGACAAGGCTTTGCCCTGGAAAGGAACTAGGGATTGTTGAGATATCGAGCTTCCTCCATTATTTTGTTACAAGATACAG ATGGGAGGAGATGGGAGGGGATAAACTAATGGTGTTTCCAAGAGTTTTTGCACCAAAGGGCTTTCATCTTAGGATTTCACCTTactaa
- the LOC125575048 gene encoding cytochrome P450 85A1 isoform X2: MGIVMVMIGFLFVLVLLCSALLRWNEMRYNKTNLPPGTMGWPIFGETTEFLKQGPDFMRNQRLRYGSFFKSHLLGCPTLVSMDTEINRYILKNESKGLVPGYPQSMLDILGTCNMAAVHGSSHRLMRGSLLSLISSAMMRDHILPKVDYFMRSYLGQWSELENVDIQDKTKHMAFLSSLSQIAGNLRKPLVEEFKNEFFKLVVGTLSVPIDLPGTNYRCGIQARKNIDRLLSELMQERKDSGETFTDMLGYLMKKEDNRYPLTDEEIRDQVVTILYSGYETVSTTSMMALKYLHDHPKALEELRREHLTIRERKRQDDPLDLENVKSMKFTRAVILETSRLATIVNGVLRKTTRDMEINGYLIPKGWRIYVYTREINYDTNLYKDPLIFNPWRWMVSISWSHKTHALCLEVGQGFALERN; encoded by the exons ATGGGAATAGTGATGGTGATGATTGGTTTTCTCTTTGTCCTCGTCTTGCTCTGTTCTGCGCTGCTCCGATGGAACGAAATGCGATACAACAAGACTAATCTCCCTCCTGGAACCATGGGGTGGCCAATCTTTGGCGAAACAACCGAGTTCCTCAAACAAGGCCCTGACTTCATGAGAAACCAAAGACTccg ATATGGGAGTTTCTTCAAATCGCATCTCCTTGGTTGTCCAACGTTAGTCTCGATGGACACAGAGATCAACAGATACATCTTAAAGAACGAATCGAAAGGTTTGGTTCCTGGTTATCCACAATCGATGCTTGACATTCTCGGGACTTGCAACATGGCTGCGGTTCATGGTTCGAGCCACCGCCTTATGAGAGGCTCGCTTCTTTCACTCATAAGCTCAGCCATGATGAGAGATCACATCTTGCCCAAAGTCGATTACTTCATGAGAAGTTATCTTGGTCAATGGAGTGAGCTTGAGAATGTTGATATCCAGGATAAGACCAAACAT ATGGCGTTTTTATCTTCTTTGTCACAAATCGCTGGAAATTTAAGAAAACCACTCGTTGAAGAATTCAAAAATGAGTTCTTCAAGCTTGTTGTTGGAACTCTCTCCGTCCCAATCGATCTACCCGGCACAAATTATCGTTGTGGAATCCAA GCAAGAAAGAACATTGATAGGTTACTTAGCGAGTTGATGCAAGAGCGTAAAGATTCTGGAGAAACATTTACAGACATGTTAGGTTACTTGATGAAGAAGGAAGACAACAGATACCCATTAACCGATGAAGAGATAAGAGACCAAGTCGTAACGATCTTGTATTCAGGTTACGAAACTGTGTCTACTACCTCAATGATGGCTCTTAAGTACCTCCATGATCATCCAAAAGCTCTTGAAGAACTCAGA AGAGAGCATTTGACTATAAGGGAAAGAAAACGACAAGACGACCCACTCGATTTAGAGAATGTGAAGTCAATGAAGTTCACTCGAGCT GTGATTTTAGAGACATCAAGACTGGCAACAATCGTTAATGGGGTCCTGAGGAAAACTACCCGCGACATGGAAATCAACG GTTATTTAATTCCAAAAGGATGGAGAATTTACGTATACACGAGAGAAATTAATTACGACACAAATCTTTACAAGGACCCATTGATCTTTAATCCATGGAGATGGATGGTAAGCATCT ctTGGAGTCACAAAACTCATGCTTTGTGTTTGGAGGTGGGACAAGGCTTTGCCCTGGAAAGGAACTAG
- the LOC106448437 gene encoding leucine-rich repeat extensin-like protein 3 — protein MLPPPSIFPPIFHQPPPSPPPSFFPPNPFQPRPPPTPHSSLFPPMFPPPPTAPAPPPSFFPPNPFQPHPSSSSCSSSSIIIPSNIFSPPPAAPPPPRSMFPPNPFKPRPPQSSPAPPPPFFPPVIPHPPPVSPPPRSFFPPNPFQPRPPQLPPAPPPSFFPPIFPPPPAVPVPSPPSFFPPNPFKPRPPPLPSTPPPHSLFPPLPPIFPGLHPPPPPPPPPPPPSHFIFPIPPFPFFPPPRNPGPPPTPSFSANKQHT, from the coding sequence ATGCTGCCTCCTCCGTCGATATTCCCTCCAATATTTCATCAGCCACCACCTTCTCCTCCTCCATCGTTTTTCCCTCCAAACCCATTTCAGCCTCGGCCTCCCCCCACTCCTCATTCATCCTTATTCCCTCCAATGTTTCCACCGCCTCCTACTGCTCCAGCTCCTCCTCCCTCGTTCTTCCCTCCAAACCCATTTCAGCCTCATCCCTCCTCATCCTCCTGCAGCTCCTCCTCCATCATTATTCCCTCCAATATTTTCTCTCCGCCTCCAGCTGCTCCACCTCCTCCACGATCAATGTTTCCTCCAAATCCATTTAAGCCACGTCCTCCTCAGTCTTCTCCCGCTCCTCCTCCACCATTTTTCCCTCCAGTGATTCCTCATCCTCCTCCAGTTTCCCCTCCTCCTCGATCATTTTTCCCTCCAAATCCATTTCAGCCTCGTCCTCCTCAGCTTCCTCCAGCTCCTCCTCCATCGTTTTTCCCTCCTATATTTCCTCCACCTCCTGCTGTACCAGTTCCATCTCCTCCATCGTTTTTTCCACCAAACCCATTTAAGCCtcgtcctcctcctcttcccaGTACTCCTCCACCTCACTCTCTATTTCCTCCACTGCCGCCAATCTTTCCAGGTCTGcatcctcctccaccaccaccaccacctcctcctccaccctCTCACTTTATTTTTCCAATTCCGCCATTCCCATTTTTTCCACCACCTCGTAACCCTGGCCCTCCTCCTACTCCATCTTTTTCAGCAAACAAACAACATACTTAA